One genomic window of Mus caroli chromosome 12, CAROLI_EIJ_v1.1, whole genome shotgun sequence includes the following:
- the Npc2 gene encoding NPC intracellular cholesterol transporter 2 — protein sequence MRFLAATILLLALVAASLAEPLHFKDCGSKVGVIKEVNVSPCPTDPCQLHKGQSYSVNITFTSGTQSQNSTALVHGILEGIRVPFPIPEPDGCKSGINCPIQKDKVYSYLNKLPVKSEYPCIKLVVEWKLEDDKKNNLFCWEIPVQITS from the exons ATGCGCTTTCTGGCCGCCACGATCCTGCTGCTGGCGCTGGTCGCTGCCAGCCTGGCGGAGCCCCTGCACTTCAAGGACTGCG gctctaAGGTGGGAGTTATAAAGGAGGTGAATGTGAGCCCGTGTCCCACCGATCCCTGTCAACTGCACAAAGGCCAGTCCTACAGTGTCAACATCACCTTTACCAGTG GCACTCAGTCCCAGAACAGCACGGCCTTGGTCCACGGCATCCTGGAAGGGATCCGGGTCCCCTTCCCTATTCCTGAGCCTGACGGTTGTAAGAGTGGAATCAACTGCCCCATCCAGAAAGACAAGGTCTACAGCTACCTGAATAAGCTTCCGGTGAAGAGTGAATACCCCTGT ataAAACTGGTGGTGGAATGGAAACTTGAAGATGACAAAAAGAATAATCTCTTCTGCTGGGAGATCCCAGTTCAGATCACAAGCTAG
- the Isca2 gene encoding iron-sulfur cluster assembly 2 homolog, mitochondrial isoform X1 codes for MAASKALSLTAEAVRAVIPRRSGRLLAVFPRPLIRWETTSSIPEAGEGQIRLTDSCVQRLLEITEGSEFLRLQVEGGGCSGFQYKFSLDTVINPDDRVFEQGGARVVVDSDSLAFVKGAQVDFSQELIRSSFQVLNNPQAQQGCSCGSSFSIKV; via the exons ATGGCGGCCTCCAAGGCCTTGTCACTAACTGCCGAGGCGGTCAGGGCTGTCATTCCTAGGCGCTCGGGAAG GCTCCTCGCCGTCTTTCCCAGGCCTTTGATCCGCTGGGAAACAACGTCTTCCATTCCAGAGGCTGGCGAGGGACAGATCCGCCTCACAGACAGCTGCGTCCAG AGGCTTCTGGAAATCACCGAAGGGTCAGAATTCCTCAGGCTGCAAGTAGAGGGAGGTGGATGCTCCGGATTCCAATACAAATTTTCACTGGATACAGTTATTAACCCCGACGACAG GGTATTTGAACAGGGTGGGGCAAGAGTGGTGGTTGACTCTGATAGCTTGGCCTTCGTTAAGGGAGCCCAGGTGGACTTCAGCCAAGAACTGATCCGAAGCTCGTTCCAAGTGTTGAATAACCCTCAAGCCCAGCAAGGCTGCTCCTGTGGGTCATCCTTCTCTATCAAAGTCTGA
- the Isca2 gene encoding iron-sulfur cluster assembly 2 homolog, mitochondrial isoform X2 translates to MAASKALSLTAEAVRAVIPRRSGRPLIRWETTSSIPEAGEGQIRLTDSCVQRLLEITEGSEFLRLQVEGGGCSGFQYKFSLDTVINPDDRVFEQGGARVVVDSDSLAFVKGAQVDFSQELIRSSFQVLNNPQAQQGCSCGSSFSIKV, encoded by the exons ATGGCGGCCTCCAAGGCCTTGTCACTAACTGCCGAGGCGGTCAGGGCTGTCATTCCTAGGCGCTCGGGAAG GCCTTTGATCCGCTGGGAAACAACGTCTTCCATTCCAGAGGCTGGCGAGGGACAGATCCGCCTCACAGACAGCTGCGTCCAG AGGCTTCTGGAAATCACCGAAGGGTCAGAATTCCTCAGGCTGCAAGTAGAGGGAGGTGGATGCTCCGGATTCCAATACAAATTTTCACTGGATACAGTTATTAACCCCGACGACAG GGTATTTGAACAGGGTGGGGCAAGAGTGGTGGTTGACTCTGATAGCTTGGCCTTCGTTAAGGGAGCCCAGGTGGACTTCAGCCAAGAACTGATCCGAAGCTCGTTCCAAGTGTTGAATAACCCTCAAGCCCAGCAAGGCTGCTCCTGTGGGTCATCCTTCTCTATCAAAGTCTGA